The genomic window CGAGTCAGCACGAGACCTTTGGCCTGGTCATGCTCGAATCCATGGCCTCTGGGACCCCGGTGGCGGCCTATCCGGTAGAGGGCCCGACCGAGGTGATTGGCGTGCCGGCCGAGGGCGGTGTGACCGATTCTGACCTGCACAAAGCGTGGTACCGTGCACTCAGTGTGCCGCGCCACGAGGCCCGCCAACGCGCCATGCAATTCAGCTGGTCCTATGCCAGTTTGATGTTCGCAGGCCACTTGGTGCCAGCCCGCCCGGGCGCGTCGTTCCAGACCGTGCGTACCGTGGAGCAGAATGTCATAAATGCGTCATCTGCGCAGTCAAGAATCTGACATCGATACGTCATCATTGAGACTTTATGTGGACATCTTTTCAGGATCGAGCCTCCCTGGCTGACCCTCGCCTGCTGGACCGGGATCTCAGCCTGTTGGCATTCAATGAGCGGGTGTTGGACTGGGCGGTGCGCGAAGACGTGCCGCTCTTGGAGCGCTTGCGTTTTCTGTGCATTGTGTCCAGCAACCTCGACGAATTTTTTGAGGTGCGGGCTGAGCCGCATTTGAGCGCTGCACAGGCCAAAGACAGCAAGGGCCAGTACTCGGTGGCCAGCTTCGAGCGCCTGGCCCTCGCCCTGCACAAGTTGGTGGAGCGGCAGTACACGCTGTACAACGAGCAACTGATGCCGGCGTTTGAAGCCTTGGGTATCCACATCTTGTCGCACGGGGAGCGCAACGCCGCACAACGGGCCTGGGTACAGCAGTACTTTGAAAAAGAAGTGCGCCCTCTGTTGATTCCGGTGGGGTTGGATCCGTCTCACCCGTTCCCGCAGGTGGCCAACAAATCGCTCAACTTTATTGTGCGACTCAAGGGCAAAGATGCCTTCGGCCGCGAGAACGATATCGCCATCGTGAAGGTGCCCCGGGTGCTGCCGAGGCTGATACGCCTCCCGGACAAACTGGCCGGCGGCAAGGCCTTGTTTGTGTCCTTGTCCAGCGTGATCCGCGCGCACTTGGCTGAGCTGTTTAGTGGCCGTGAGGTGTGGCAGTTTTCGCAGTTCCGCGTCACACGGCACTCGGATCTGGCGGTCGATGAAGACGACGTGCAGAACCTGCGCATGGCCTTGCGCCAAGGGCTGGAGCACCGGCATTACGGGCAGGCGGTCCGCCTCGAAGTGTCTGCGGGCTGCTCGGAGTATTTGTCAGAGTTTTTGCTCAAGCAGTTCGGGCTGCCCGCGCGGTCTTTGTACCGGGTGCATGGCCCGGTCAATCTCGTGCGCTTGACGCAGCTGATTGATTTGGTGAACCGGCCGGACCTGTGCTTTGTGCCCTATGTGCCGAACTTTCCGGTGCAGATGCACCCCGGCCGTTCGGTGTTTGAGCAGCTGCAAGAGCGCGACATCCTGATCCACCAGCCCTATGAGAGTTTTGACGGCGTCTTGTCCTTTTTGCGGCAGGCGGTGCACGACCCCAAGGTACTCGCTATCAAACAGACGATCTATCGCACCGGTGCCGACTCCGAGTTGATGGAGTTGCTGCGCGAGGCGGTGCGCAGGGGCAAAGAGGTCACCGTGGTGGTGGAGCTCAAGGCCCGCTTTGACGAAGAGGCCAACATCAACTGGGCGGAGATGCTCGAGTCCATCGGCGCGCAAGTGGTGTACGGGGTGGTGGGCCTCAAGACCCACGCCAAGATGATGCTGATCACCCGGCGCGAGGGCAAGTCGCTCAAGCGCTATGGGCATCTTTCTACCGGCAACTACAACCCGCGCACAGCCAAGCTCTACACCGACATCAGCCACCTGACGGCGGATGCCGGCATCACGGCGGAAATGGACCAGGTGTTTGTGCACTTGGCCAGCCAGAGCAAGCTGCCGCGCATGCGCCATTTGTGGATGGCTCCGTTCCATTTGCATCGCAATTTGATTGCCAAAATCGATGCGCTGGGCCGCGCCGCAGAGGCGGGCAAAGACACCCGTATCGTGGCCAAAATGAACTCCCTGACCGACGAGGCTTTGGTCCGCAGCCTGATTGCTGCGGGGCAGCAGGGCGTCAAGATCGATTTGATCGTGCGCGGAGCCTGTGTGCTGCCCGCGCAAGTGCCGGGGTACACCGACAACATCCGCGTGCGCTCGGTGATCGGGCGCTTGCTCGAGCATTCGCGGGTGTTTTACTTCCGTCTGGAAGAGGCCGACGAGCTGTACCTCTCCAGCGCAGACTGGATGAACCGCAACATGGTCCGGCGCGTGGAGCTGGCTTGGCCGGTTACCGATGCCGGCTTGCGCCAGCGCCTGGTGGACGAGTGCCTGGTGGCCTATCTGCACGACGGTATCGATGCCTGGGACATGGGCGCAGACGGCGCGTATGCGCATGTCGCCCCCAAAGAGCATCAGGTCGCCCATGGGGCCCAACGGGCCCTGATGGAGCGCTACGGCCGCTTTGAAAAACGCTACGGGAGAACCAAGCCATGGACTTGATTTTGTGGCGGCACGCAGAGGCCATTGACGTAGAGATGGTGGGCGACGACATGTTGCGCTCACTTACCGGTAAAGGGGAGAAGCAAGCCGCTCGCATGGCTGCTTGGCTGGACCGGCAGTTGCCCGAAGGGGCCAAGATTTGGGCGAGTCCAGCATTGCGCACTGAGCAAACCGCCAAGGCCCTGCAACGTAAATTCAAAACCCATGCGGCATTGGCCCCGCTGAGCGGGGTGGATGATTTGTTGGGGCTGGTGCAGTGGCCGAATGCCAAAGGCTGCATGGTTGTCGTTGGCCACCAACCGACGTTGGGGCAAACCATTTCCAAGCTGCTGGGCTTGAGCGAGAGCGAGTGCGCCGTGAAGAAGGGCGCACTCTGGTGGCTACGCTACCGCGAACGCGATGGCATCGGGCAAACCGTGGTGGTCACGGTACAGTCGCCCGAGGTGTTGTAGAGCCTCCGCGAGGAGGCCCAACATCAGGCCTTCTTGCCTTTGGCAGGGCGGCCTGTTTTCAGGCTGGGTACTGCAGCCAGAGCGGCCTTGAGCGCGGCATCGGTGAATGCGGCAATCGCCTTCATGCCGGCGCGGACCAATTCGGTCTTTTTCACTGGCAAACCCATTTTGGCGGCGCGCACCTTCAAGGCGGCGAGCACATCGTATTCATTTTTGGGGATGGTGAAGCTGTCGCGCACCATCTTTGGCTTCTTCGCTTTCTCGACCTTGGCTGCGACCGGCTTGGTCACCGTTTTTGCAGCAGGCTTGGCGATGGTCTTGGCTGCGGGCTTGGCGGCTGGCTTCGCTGCGGCTTTCACTGCAGGTTTGGTGGCTGCGCTTTTGGCTTTTTCTGCGGGCTTCGCTGCGGCTTTCGGTGCTACTTTGGCTACAGGCTTGGCGGCTGGTTTGGCAGCTGGTTTTGTTTCAGCCTTTTTGGCAGGTTTTGCGGCCTTGGCAGCGGGGCTTGGCTTTTCGCTGGTGGCCACAGGTGCCGGTGCTGCAGGTTTGGCCACGGACTTCGCGGCTACCTTGCTCTTGGCTTGTGGCACGGCTTTGGCGGCAGGCTTGCTTGCAGCGGTTTTGGTCGCTGTGGCTGCGCTCGGCGCGGGCGTTGTGGTAGCAGGGGCGGCAGCTACCACGGTGGTTTCAGGGGTGGGGGTCGCGGTATTGGACATAAAAATTTCTCCTTTTTGTTAAACGGTATATATAGTTTATACCGTTTTTATTCTTGTAGATTTGTGTCATCCAGATGTCACGTTGGCTGGGCAAACTGGCGTCCCTTTTTGTCGTTTGGAAGCTCGCCATGTCATCAATTCCTTTGAGATTGGTTCAGGGCAGTGTGCCTAAAAGTAGCGGGCCAAGACCCCTCGAGGCGGTATTGCAGAACAAGTCGCTGTACCCGGTTTTTCAACCCATCGTCAAACTCGACGATGGGTCGGTGTACGCCCATGAAGCCTTGATACGCGGCCCGCAAGGCACCGCGCTTCACACCCCGGATGCCTTGCTGCGCGCCGCAGACGAGGAGGGCCTGGGCTACGCGTTCGAAACAGCCTGTGTCAGAGCCACCCTGCGCTCGTGGGGGCGCATGCAAACGGCGGGTCGCTTGTTTGTGAACGTCAGCGCGGAAGCCCTGATTACCGCTTACGAGGGACGCGGCCAGCAGGGGCTGCTGGACTGGATCCAGGACTTCCATGTCACGCCCCGTATGCTGGTGCTCGAGATCACCGAGCACGAGCGGGTCGACAACATGGACCGTCTCGCAGAGGTGGTGCAAGAGGTCCGCGCCGCTGGTTTAGCTTTGGCATTGGATGATTTCGGGGATGGCCGCTCCAGCTTGCGGCTCTGGTCGCAGATCAAGCCCGAGGTGGTGAAGATCGACAAGTACTTCACCCGCAATATCAGCGCCCACGGTGACAAGCTCAAAACCATTCAGGCCCTGCAACACATTGCCACCATCTTTGGTACCGCCCTGGTAGCTGAGGGGATAGAAACGGCAGAGGACCTGCGGGTGTTGCGCGATGTGGGCATCGAGTACGGCCAAGGCTATTTTCTCGGCCGGCCGGATGCTGTGCCCCTGCAGTGGCTGCCGGCACTGCCCAAGCAGGTGTTGCAAGAGCGCCAGGTGGCAGTGTTTCCGGAGCTGGGTCGCTTGTCGCAAGGCGGGCATTTGCGCAGCCTGTCGCTGGTGCGCGCACCCACGGTGAGCCCCGAAACCCACAATGACACGCTGGCCCGTATTTTTCTGGACAACAGCACCTTGCACGCGGTCGCGGTGGTGGAAGGGGAGCGCCCGGTGGGCATCATCAACCGCGCGCACTTCATGAATGAATACAGCAAGCTCTATTACCGTGAGGTGTGGGGTCGCAAGCCTTGTGTGGTGCATGCCAACATGGAGCCCCGCCTGATTGAGCGTGAACACAGCGTGGACGAGTTGGTTGGCATTCTGACCTCGCAGGATCAGCGCTACCTGAGTGACGGATTCATTGCTACAGACAATGGCCGCTATGTGGGGATCGGCACCGGCGACCAGCTGGTCCGGTCGGTCACCGAGACTCGGATCGAGGCAGCCCGCCACGCCAACCCCCTGACGTTTTTACCGGGCAACATCCCCATTACCCAGCACATCGAGCGCCTGTTGAAAAAGCAGGCGTGCTTTGTGGCGTGTTATGCCGATCTGAACCATTTCAAGCCTTATAACGACTATTACGGGTACTGGCGGGGCGACGAGATGATCCGTCTTCTGGCGCGCATTGCCATGGAGCAGTGCGATGCCCAGCGCGACTTTTTGGGCCATGTGGGCGGTGACGACTTCATTTTGCTGTTCCAAAGCGAAGACTGGCGCGCTCGCTGTGAGCGCTTGGTCGCCGAGTTTGGAGAGCGTGCCCGCGCCTTGTTTGATGAAAACGCGCGTCAGGCGGGGGGCA from Rhodoferax potami includes these protein-coding regions:
- a CDS encoding phosphodiesterase, whose product is MSSIPLRLVQGSVPKSSGPRPLEAVLQNKSLYPVFQPIVKLDDGSVYAHEALIRGPQGTALHTPDALLRAADEEGLGYAFETACVRATLRSWGRMQTAGRLFVNVSAEALITAYEGRGQQGLLDWIQDFHVTPRMLVLEITEHERVDNMDRLAEVVQEVRAAGLALALDDFGDGRSSLRLWSQIKPEVVKIDKYFTRNISAHGDKLKTIQALQHIATIFGTALVAEGIETAEDLRVLRDVGIEYGQGYFLGRPDAVPLQWLPALPKQVLQERQVAVFPELGRLSQGGHLRSLSLVRAPTVSPETHNDTLARIFLDNSTLHAVAVVEGERPVGIINRAHFMNEYSKLYYREVWGRKPCVVHANMEPRLIEREHSVDELVGILTSQDQRYLSDGFIATDNGRYVGIGTGDQLVRSVTETRIEAARHANPLTFLPGNIPITQHIERLLKKQACFVACYADLNHFKPYNDYYGYWRGDEMIRLLARIAMEQCDAQRDFLGHVGGDDFILLFQSEDWRARCERLVAEFGERARALFDENARQAGGIEAEDRHGVRRFFPCTTLSIGAVVVDGHQFTRAEDVANLAAMAKHDAKLSPTGLHETVLA
- a CDS encoding SixA phosphatase family protein, which codes for MDLILWRHAEAIDVEMVGDDMLRSLTGKGEKQAARMAAWLDRQLPEGAKIWASPALRTEQTAKALQRKFKTHAALAPLSGVDDLLGLVQWPNAKGCMVVVGHQPTLGQTISKLLGLSESECAVKKGALWWLRYRERDGIGQTVVVTVQSPEVL
- the ppk1 gene encoding polyphosphate kinase 1; its protein translation is MWTSFQDRASLADPRLLDRDLSLLAFNERVLDWAVREDVPLLERLRFLCIVSSNLDEFFEVRAEPHLSAAQAKDSKGQYSVASFERLALALHKLVERQYTLYNEQLMPAFEALGIHILSHGERNAAQRAWVQQYFEKEVRPLLIPVGLDPSHPFPQVANKSLNFIVRLKGKDAFGRENDIAIVKVPRVLPRLIRLPDKLAGGKALFVSLSSVIRAHLAELFSGREVWQFSQFRVTRHSDLAVDEDDVQNLRMALRQGLEHRHYGQAVRLEVSAGCSEYLSEFLLKQFGLPARSLYRVHGPVNLVRLTQLIDLVNRPDLCFVPYVPNFPVQMHPGRSVFEQLQERDILIHQPYESFDGVLSFLRQAVHDPKVLAIKQTIYRTGADSELMELLREAVRRGKEVTVVVELKARFDEEANINWAEMLESIGAQVVYGVVGLKTHAKMMLITRREGKSLKRYGHLSTGNYNPRTAKLYTDISHLTADAGITAEMDQVFVHLASQSKLPRMRHLWMAPFHLHRNLIAKIDALGRAAEAGKDTRIVAKMNSLTDEALVRSLIAAGQQGVKIDLIVRGACVLPAQVPGYTDNIRVRSVIGRLLEHSRVFYFRLEEADELYLSSADWMNRNMVRRVELAWPVTDAGLRQRLVDECLVAYLHDGIDAWDMGADGAYAHVAPKEHQVAHGAQRALMERYGRFEKRYGRTKPWT